A single genomic interval of Nocardioides palaemonis harbors:
- a CDS encoding anthranilate synthase family protein, with product MTEKPAVTDLLEQIQGYGAWAVIRRKAAPTAGLVGGTPHEVASLLDIPLETGAPEPGRSADRLVAVPFRQVAERGFAAIDDGAPLTVVDIEAEHEVSVDDLLAALPDVPVELADRGGFATSDEDYGRVVEAIIRDEIGQGEGANLVIGRHYRAVLADWDATKALTVLRRLLERERGAYWTFCFWTGERFLIGASPERHVSVRSGDVRMNPISGTFRVGGLSGDELKAGLLEFLADEKEVFELFMVVDEELKMMCEVCHEGGQVLGPFLKPMTHLIHTEYLLAGRSHRDHREILRDTMFAATVTGAPVENACRLIADYEPEGRGYYGAALALFGRSPDGTPTMDSPILIRTADVSPSGELKVTAGATLVRDSDAAYEVAETRAKAGGILSAFGLAPAATTDGADIAELARDEDVVLALGSRNQRLSRFWLTDQAGEPADPSLAGRTAVVLHGEDDFVNMLVHVLGTFGMTSTVVRHEDYATGAFDGADLVVVGPGPGDPREGEHPKIAAFRRAVDDLLAAGQPFLAVCLGHQTLCQRLGLDLAYKDVVFQGTQSPVRLGGRTERVGFYNTFVGRVPAAGLPAGTVSVGLRVEADEATGDVHAIAGPHFRGIQFHAESILTENGRDLIHSAVRELLA from the coding sequence ATGACCGAGAAGCCCGCCGTCACCGACCTCCTGGAGCAGATCCAGGGGTACGGCGCGTGGGCGGTCATCCGGCGCAAGGCCGCCCCGACCGCGGGCCTCGTGGGTGGCACGCCGCACGAGGTCGCCTCGCTGCTCGACATCCCGCTCGAGACCGGCGCGCCCGAGCCGGGCCGCAGCGCCGACCGGCTCGTCGCGGTGCCGTTCCGGCAGGTCGCCGAGCGCGGGTTCGCCGCGATCGACGACGGCGCGCCGCTGACCGTGGTCGACATCGAGGCTGAGCACGAGGTGTCGGTCGACGACCTGCTGGCCGCGCTCCCGGACGTACCGGTCGAGCTCGCGGACCGGGGCGGGTTCGCCACCAGCGACGAGGACTACGGCCGCGTCGTCGAGGCGATCATCCGCGACGAGATCGGCCAGGGCGAGGGCGCCAACCTCGTCATCGGACGGCACTACCGCGCCGTGCTCGCCGACTGGGACGCCACGAAGGCCCTGACGGTGCTGCGCCGGCTGCTCGAGCGCGAGCGCGGGGCGTACTGGACGTTCTGCTTCTGGACCGGCGAGCGGTTCCTCATCGGCGCCTCCCCGGAGCGACACGTGTCGGTGCGCTCCGGCGACGTCCGGATGAACCCGATCTCCGGCACCTTCCGCGTCGGCGGGCTGTCCGGGGACGAGCTCAAGGCCGGCCTGCTGGAGTTCCTCGCCGACGAGAAGGAGGTCTTCGAGCTCTTCATGGTCGTCGACGAGGAGCTCAAGATGATGTGCGAGGTCTGCCACGAGGGCGGGCAGGTCCTCGGGCCGTTCCTCAAGCCGATGACGCACCTGATCCACACCGAGTACCTCCTGGCCGGGCGCTCGCACCGCGACCACCGCGAGATCCTGCGCGACACGATGTTCGCCGCCACCGTCACCGGCGCGCCCGTCGAGAACGCGTGCCGGCTGATCGCCGACTACGAGCCGGAGGGGCGCGGCTACTACGGCGCCGCGCTGGCGCTCTTCGGTCGCTCGCCCGACGGCACGCCGACGATGGACAGCCCGATCCTGATCCGCACCGCCGACGTCTCGCCGTCCGGCGAGCTCAAGGTCACTGCGGGCGCGACCCTGGTCCGCGACTCCGACGCGGCCTACGAGGTGGCCGAGACGCGCGCCAAGGCCGGCGGCATCCTCAGCGCGTTCGGGCTCGCGCCGGCCGCGACCACCGACGGCGCCGACATCGCCGAGCTGGCCCGCGACGAGGACGTCGTGCTCGCGCTCGGCTCCCGCAACCAGCGACTCTCCCGCTTCTGGCTGACCGACCAGGCGGGCGAGCCGGCCGACCCGTCCCTCGCGGGCCGTACCGCCGTGGTCCTCCACGGCGAGGACGACTTCGTCAACATGCTCGTCCACGTGCTCGGGACGTTCGGGATGACCTCGACCGTCGTGCGGCACGAGGACTACGCGACCGGTGCCTTCGACGGCGCCGATCTCGTCGTCGTCGGTCCCGGCCCGGGCGATCCCCGGGAGGGCGAGCACCCCAAGATCGCCGCCTTCCGCCGCGCGGTCGACGACCTGCTCGCCGCCGGCCAGCCGTTCCTGGCCGTCTGCCTCGGCCACCAGACGCTGTGCCAGCGCCTCGGCCTCGACCTGGCCTACAAGGACGTCGTGTTCCAGGGCACGCAGTCGCCGGTGCGGCTCGGCGGGCGCACCGAGCGGGTCGGGTTCTACAACACGTTCGTCGGCCGGGTGCCGGCCGCGGGCCTGCCGGCCGGCACAGTGTCGGTCGGACTGCGGGTCGAGGCCGACGAGGCCACCGGCGACGTCCACGCGATCGCCGGTCCGCACTTCCGCGGCATCCAGTTCCACGCCGAGTCGATCCTCACCGAGAACGGCCGCGACCTGATCCACAGTGCGGTCCGCGAGCTGCTGGCCTGA
- a CDS encoding sulfatase-like hydrolase/transferase, protein MHHFRRVWAGVCLLALVACGAPGTTTTTDERPPPRPSSTPRPVGELAPAARAGQPNIVVVMLDDFSADLVQTMRSAQQMRRTGASYPYTFVTDSLCCVSRSSFFTGQYPHQTGVRTNTSHDGTSMLGGWPAYDTHGNPERAFNLRLQEAGYTTSFVGKFLNEYEWVPGRALPPVVPGWSTFNAVFGSAYDGWDFASTSVVDQRMRVTQHPAPPTSASDAAKDRAYAGTVIGDLAMDAVRRGERGDAPYFLEVAVYAPHNRTQPQGYYPGDPLFPPMFRDRTGERSCGRVACSKLTVEDLPGFGDPARDNRPRAADGSKARAWNTVPTLSRAVAERDLRDRARMAQSADRLVRRILRTVGPDTYVVLTSDNGFHLGQLGLGRGKGTPYDTDVRVPLLVTGPGVVPGKRREVTSNIDLAPTFEELAGLTPPAYRSGLSLVPTLTQPRLVRQSYAFLEHTQQTLGGHDPDAAFTGAELDRIPSFTAVRSRTALLARFDLDPRRTRTEWGYEFYDYRRDPFERRNTFTARRSQAQVATLMAKLAAFDSCTERGDQPLTDGCRVVRQ, encoded by the coding sequence GTGCACCACTTCAGGAGGGTCTGGGCAGGCGTGTGCCTGCTCGCGCTGGTGGCGTGCGGCGCGCCCGGGACGACGACCACGACCGACGAGCGGCCGCCGCCGCGCCCCAGCAGCACGCCGCGGCCGGTGGGTGAGCTGGCGCCGGCCGCCCGGGCGGGCCAGCCCAACATCGTCGTGGTGATGCTCGACGACTTCTCGGCCGACCTGGTCCAGACGATGCGCTCGGCCCAGCAGATGCGCCGCACCGGCGCGAGCTACCCGTACACCTTCGTCACCGACTCGCTGTGCTGCGTGTCGCGCTCGAGCTTCTTCACCGGGCAGTACCCCCACCAGACCGGCGTACGCACCAACACCTCCCACGACGGCACCTCGATGCTGGGCGGCTGGCCGGCCTACGACACCCACGGCAACCCCGAGCGCGCGTTCAACCTGCGCCTGCAGGAGGCCGGCTACACGACGTCGTTCGTCGGCAAGTTCCTCAACGAGTACGAGTGGGTGCCCGGCCGGGCGCTGCCGCCGGTGGTGCCGGGCTGGTCGACCTTCAACGCCGTCTTCGGCTCCGCCTACGACGGGTGGGACTTCGCCAGCACGTCGGTCGTCGACCAGCGCATGCGCGTCACGCAGCACCCCGCCCCGCCGACGTCCGCGTCCGACGCGGCCAAGGACCGGGCCTACGCCGGCACCGTCATCGGCGACCTGGCGATGGACGCCGTGCGTCGCGGCGAGCGGGGCGACGCGCCGTACTTCCTCGAGGTCGCGGTCTACGCCCCGCACAACCGCACCCAGCCGCAGGGCTACTACCCCGGCGACCCGCTCTTCCCGCCGATGTTCCGCGACCGCACCGGCGAGCGGTCGTGCGGACGGGTCGCCTGCAGCAAGCTGACCGTCGAGGACCTGCCCGGCTTCGGCGACCCGGCGCGCGACAACCGGCCGCGCGCCGCCGACGGCTCGAAGGCGCGTGCGTGGAACACGGTCCCGACGCTGTCCCGGGCCGTGGCCGAGCGCGACCTGCGCGACCGCGCGCGGATGGCGCAGTCGGCCGACCGGCTGGTGCGCCGCATCCTGCGCACGGTCGGCCCCGACACCTACGTCGTGCTGACCTCCGACAACGGCTTCCACCTCGGCCAGCTCGGGCTCGGCCGCGGCAAGGGCACGCCCTACGACACCGACGTACGCGTCCCGCTGCTGGTCACGGGGCCGGGCGTGGTGCCCGGCAAGCGGCGCGAGGTCACCAGCAACATCGACCTCGCCCCGACCTTCGAGGAGCTCGCCGGGCTGACGCCTCCGGCCTACCGCAGCGGCCTCTCGCTCGTGCCGACGCTCACCCAGCCCCGGCTGGTGCGCCAGTCCTACGCCTTCCTCGAGCACACCCAGCAGACCCTCGGCGGGCACGACCCCGACGCCGCGTTCACCGGCGCCGAGCTCGACCGGATCCCGTCCTTCACGGCCGTCCGCAGCCGCACCGCGCTGCTGGCGCGCTTCGACCTCGACCCGCGACGTACCCGCACGGAGTGGGGCTACGAGTTCTACGACTACCGCCGTGACCCCTTCGAGCGGCGCAACACCTTCACGGCGCGGCGCAGCCAGGCGCAGGTGGCGACGCTGATGGCCAAGCTCGCCGCGTTCGACAGCTGCACCGAGCGCGGCGACCAGCCGCTCACCGACGGGTGCCGGGTGGTGCGCCAGTAG
- a CDS encoding anthranilate synthase component II: protein MQPDVIVVDHHDSYTWNLVHLVAGVTGRLPRVVQHDEVTADEVLAHSHVVLSPGPGHPASVADFAVGRDVLLAGTRPVLGVCLGMQGLVTAYGGTVARVRPAHGEVAAITHDGAGVLAGLPQGFAAVRYHSLAAVELPDCLVATAWSEDGVVMGVRHRELALEGVQFHPESVLSAHGDAMVRRFLADA, encoded by the coding sequence GTGCAGCCGGACGTGATCGTGGTCGACCACCACGACTCCTACACGTGGAACCTGGTGCACCTCGTGGCGGGCGTGACCGGCCGGCTGCCCCGGGTCGTGCAGCACGACGAGGTCACCGCCGACGAGGTGCTGGCCCACTCCCACGTCGTCCTCTCGCCCGGCCCCGGCCACCCTGCGTCGGTCGCCGACTTCGCGGTCGGGCGCGACGTCCTCCTTGCGGGGACCCGCCCCGTGCTGGGCGTGTGCCTGGGGATGCAGGGCCTGGTGACGGCCTACGGCGGCACGGTCGCGCGGGTGCGACCCGCCCACGGCGAGGTCGCGGCGATCACCCACGACGGCGCCGGCGTGCTGGCAGGGCTGCCCCAGGGCTTCGCCGCGGTCCGCTACCACTCGCTGGCGGCGGTCGAGCTGCCCGACTGCCTGGTCGCCACCGCCTGGAGCGAGGACGGCGTCGTGATGGGCGTACGCCACCGCGAGCTGGCGCTGGAGGGCGTGCAGTTCCATCCCGAGTCGGTGCTGTCGGCGCACGGGGACGCGATGGTGCGGAGGTTCCTCGCCGATGCCTGA
- a CDS encoding anthranilate synthase component I family protein yields MPDPVSFFADVAAAHRRCFWLDGGGAREWSGRRSIIGWLDDDDVSLSFSAARREVRRHVGGDSEVVGDDVFAVLEAEVAAGEQWFGYLGHAARTDLPATPDPRLPDAVWMRPRGVRVFEHDPTSVVEVRAERASRPLESEVSRLVAGAPRASTTGAGVTDSYAAAFARVQEHLHAGNSYEVNLTHRVSIDEDLDPVSAYLRLRALNPAPYAGFLQHDVDGARAWLLSSSPERYALVTPGRHLETKPIKGTTPRGTTPEDDEAQRQRLATDPKTRAENLMIVDLLRNDLSLVCEVGSVEVPALMEVESYESVHQLVSTVRGRLRDDVSTVAALRALFPAGSMTGAPKRRTMEVIEEVESTPRGVYAGAFGWISGDGPADLGVVIRSLVTDGSGTWTLGTGGGITVRSDVAEEWAEAGWKAERLLRVFG; encoded by the coding sequence ATGCCTGACCCGGTCTCCTTCTTCGCCGACGTCGCCGCCGCGCACCGGCGCTGCTTCTGGCTCGACGGCGGCGGGGCCCGCGAGTGGTCGGGCCGCCGCTCGATCATCGGGTGGCTCGACGACGACGACGTCTCGCTCTCCTTCTCCGCGGCCCGACGCGAGGTGCGCCGCCACGTCGGCGGCGACTCCGAGGTCGTCGGCGACGACGTCTTCGCCGTGCTCGAGGCGGAGGTGGCGGCGGGGGAGCAGTGGTTCGGCTACCTCGGCCACGCCGCGCGCACCGACCTCCCCGCCACGCCCGACCCCCGCCTCCCCGACGCCGTCTGGATGCGCCCGCGGGGGGTGCGGGTCTTCGAGCACGACCCCACCTCGGTGGTCGAGGTGCGAGCGGAGCGAGCCTCGAGGCCACTGGAGTCGGAGGTTTCGAGGCTCGTCGCTGGCGCTCCTCGCGCCTCAACCACCGGGGCGGGTGTGACCGACTCGTACGCCGCGGCGTTCGCGCGCGTCCAGGAGCACCTGCACGCCGGCAACTCCTACGAGGTCAACCTGACCCACCGGGTCAGCATCGACGAGGACCTCGACCCGGTGTCGGCCTACCTCCGGCTCCGCGCGCTCAACCCCGCGCCGTACGCCGGCTTCCTCCAGCACGACGTCGACGGGGCACGGGCCTGGCTGCTGTCGAGCTCGCCGGAGCGCTACGCCCTGGTCACCCCCGGCCGGCACCTCGAGACCAAGCCGATCAAGGGCACGACCCCGCGCGGGACGACGCCCGAGGACGACGAGGCGCAGCGCCAGCGGCTCGCGACCGACCCCAAGACGCGCGCCGAGAACCTGATGATCGTCGACCTGCTGCGCAACGACCTGTCGCTCGTCTGCGAGGTCGGCTCGGTCGAGGTGCCGGCGCTGATGGAGGTCGAGTCCTACGAGTCGGTGCACCAGCTCGTCTCGACCGTGCGGGGGCGCCTGCGCGACGACGTCTCGACCGTCGCGGCGCTGCGTGCGCTCTTCCCGGCGGGCTCGATGACCGGGGCGCCCAAACGGCGCACGATGGAGGTCATCGAGGAGGTCGAGTCGACGCCGCGCGGGGTCTACGCCGGCGCCTTCGGGTGGATCAGCGGCGACGGTCCCGCCGACCTCGGCGTGGTGATCCGCTCCCTGGTGACCGACGGGAGCGGGACCTGGACGCTCGGCACCGGCGGCGGGATCACGGTGCGCTCCGACGTCGCGGAGGAGTGGGCCGAGGCGGGGTGGAAGGCCGAGCGGCTGCTGCGCGTCTTCGGCTAG
- a CDS encoding sensor histidine kinase — MRSGTAWPDGRWHYRRSLASRVAVLTTMVLGVSIAAMALTAFMVMRQQLMSSLDQSLLDRAHKATANTTLSLLTVKGFPPWMLGAADVRVIFITADGVAGADIPHFTLGQPEYDVMTGQRSSAVRTLVTEEGERYRVATVQAGRGEALILAQPLAANDRTLEKLSGVLFVFGALGVLAALLAGWLVARNGLRPVRRLTSVVERIAVTEDLRPLRVEGDDEVARLATAFNQMLLALAASRDRQRRLVADASHELRTPLTSLRTNLDLLRQAEGNTALPAQARLELLDDVRGQIEELSALVGDLVELARDEPMTRTVAEVDLAAVVERAVTRVRRRAQGIAFDVELAPWRVVGDASSLERAVTNLLDNAAKWSPTEGTVTVRLGDGVLTVDDQGQGVAEADRPHVFERFYRAEESRAMPGSGLGLAIVRQVVDRHGGRVDVTGAPGGGARFALWLPGVDAAATTPV, encoded by the coding sequence GTGAGGTCCGGCACGGCCTGGCCCGACGGGCGTTGGCACTACCGGCGCTCGCTGGCCTCCCGCGTCGCGGTGCTGACCACGATGGTCCTCGGTGTCTCGATCGCGGCCATGGCGCTCACGGCGTTCATGGTGATGCGCCAGCAGCTGATGAGCTCGCTGGACCAGTCGCTGCTCGACCGCGCGCACAAGGCGACCGCCAACACGACGCTGTCCCTGCTCACCGTGAAGGGCTTCCCGCCCTGGATGCTCGGCGCCGCCGACGTCCGGGTCATCTTCATCACCGCCGACGGTGTCGCCGGGGCGGACATCCCGCACTTCACGCTCGGCCAGCCCGAGTACGACGTGATGACCGGGCAGCGTTCCTCGGCGGTGCGCACGCTGGTGACCGAGGAGGGCGAGCGCTACCGCGTGGCGACCGTGCAGGCGGGTCGCGGCGAGGCGCTGATCCTCGCCCAGCCGCTCGCCGCCAACGACCGCACGCTGGAGAAGCTCAGCGGGGTGCTCTTCGTCTTCGGTGCGCTCGGCGTGCTCGCCGCGCTGCTGGCGGGCTGGCTCGTGGCCCGCAACGGCCTCCGACCCGTGCGGCGGCTGACGTCGGTCGTCGAGCGGATCGCGGTCACCGAGGACCTCCGGCCGCTGCGGGTCGAGGGCGACGACGAGGTCGCGCGGCTCGCGACCGCGTTCAACCAGATGCTGCTGGCGCTCGCCGCGTCCCGCGACCGCCAGCGCCGCCTCGTCGCGGACGCCAGCCACGAGCTGCGCACGCCGCTCACCTCGCTGCGGACCAACCTCGACCTGCTGCGGCAGGCCGAGGGCAACACGGCTCTGCCGGCCCAGGCACGCCTGGAGCTGCTCGACGACGTCCGCGGCCAGATCGAGGAGCTGAGCGCGCTGGTCGGCGACCTCGTCGAGCTGGCCCGCGACGAGCCGATGACGCGCACCGTCGCGGAGGTCGACCTCGCCGCGGTCGTCGAGCGCGCGGTGACCCGCGTACGCCGTCGCGCCCAGGGCATCGCCTTCGACGTCGAGCTCGCACCGTGGCGCGTGGTCGGCGACGCCAGCAGCCTCGAGCGTGCGGTGACCAACCTGCTCGACAACGCCGCGAAGTGGAGCCCGACCGAGGGCACCGTGACGGTCCGGCTCGGCGACGGCGTGCTGACCGTCGACGACCAGGGCCAGGGCGTCGCCGAGGCCGACCGCCCGCACGTCTTCGAGCGCTTCTACCGGGCGGAGGAGTCGCGCGCCATGCCCGGGTCGGGGCTCGGGCTCGCGATCGTGCGCCAGGTCGTCGACCGGCACGGCGGCCGGGTCGACGTCACCGGGGCGCCGGGTGGCGGTGCGCGCTTCGCGCTCTGGCTGCCGGGCGTCGACGCCGCCGCCACCACGCCGGTCTAG
- a CDS encoding response regulator transcription factor: MTDSKPRVLVVDDDRAVRDSLRRSLEFNGYEVVLAADGAEGLVAVGAQHPDVVVIDVMMPRLDGIETTRALRAAGNDVPVLVLTARDAVGDRVEGLDAGADDYLTKPFALEELLARIRALLRRVVPDDGGEGEVLAFADLTMDVASRDVTRGGRPIELTRTEFTLLEMFLRRPRRVLDRSFILEEVWGYDFPTSANSLEVYVGYLRRKTEAEGEPRLIQTVRGVGYVLKEA; encoded by the coding sequence GTGACCGACTCCAAGCCCCGCGTGCTGGTCGTCGACGACGACCGCGCCGTGCGTGACTCGCTGCGGCGCTCCCTGGAGTTCAACGGCTACGAGGTGGTGCTCGCGGCCGACGGCGCCGAAGGGCTGGTCGCGGTCGGGGCCCAGCACCCCGACGTCGTGGTGATCGACGTGATGATGCCGCGCCTCGACGGCATCGAGACGACCCGCGCCCTGCGCGCGGCGGGCAACGACGTGCCGGTGCTCGTGCTCACCGCCCGCGACGCGGTCGGCGACCGGGTCGAGGGCCTCGACGCCGGCGCCGACGACTACCTCACCAAGCCGTTCGCGCTCGAGGAGCTGCTCGCCCGGATCCGCGCGCTGCTGCGCCGCGTCGTCCCCGACGACGGCGGGGAGGGCGAGGTGCTGGCCTTCGCCGACCTCACCATGGACGTCGCGAGCCGCGACGTCACCCGCGGCGGCCGGCCGATCGAGCTGACCCGCACCGAGTTCACCCTGCTGGAGATGTTCCTGCGCCGGCCCCGCCGGGTGCTGGACCGCTCGTTCATCCTCGAGGAGGTCTGGGGCTACGACTTCCCGACCTCGGCCAACTCCCTCGAGGTCTACGTCGGCTACCTCCGCCGCAAGACCGAGGCCGAGGGCGAGCCGCGGCTGATCCAGACCGTGCGCGGCGTGGGCTACGTCCTGAAGGAAGCATGA
- a CDS encoding fructosamine kinase family protein: MPRQPLVARRAEELLGASVVATAPVAGGDVATATRLRLSSGQTALMKTLPHAPDGFFEAEAAGLRWLSEVDGGVPLPEVLAAADDCVILAWVEQSPKTPVEAAATFGQQLAATHAAGADGWGLDHDGYIGRLPLPNRTTSSWPEFYAVRRLLPYLKLARDRGAISETDAASVEAVVGRLTDLLPEEQPARLHGDLWNGNCLWGQDLAIHVIDPAAYGGHREVDLAMLHLFGLTHLQRVMAAYDEASPLADGWEDRLGVHQLFPLLVHACMFGGGYGARAGTIAARYA, translated from the coding sequence ATGCCACGCCAGCCGCTGGTGGCCCGCCGCGCCGAGGAGCTCCTCGGCGCGTCCGTCGTCGCGACCGCCCCGGTCGCCGGCGGCGACGTCGCGACCGCGACCCGGCTCCGGCTCTCCAGCGGCCAGACCGCGCTGATGAAGACGCTGCCGCACGCCCCCGACGGCTTCTTCGAGGCCGAGGCCGCCGGGCTGCGCTGGCTCTCCGAGGTCGACGGCGGGGTGCCGCTGCCGGAGGTGCTCGCCGCGGCGGACGACTGCGTGATCCTGGCGTGGGTCGAGCAGAGCCCGAAGACCCCGGTCGAGGCGGCCGCCACCTTCGGCCAGCAGCTCGCCGCCACCCACGCCGCCGGCGCCGACGGGTGGGGCCTGGACCACGACGGCTACATCGGCCGGCTGCCGCTGCCCAACCGCACGACGAGCTCGTGGCCGGAGTTCTACGCCGTCCGCCGGCTCCTGCCCTACCTCAAGCTCGCCCGCGACCGCGGCGCGATCTCCGAGACCGACGCCGCCTCCGTCGAGGCCGTCGTCGGCCGGCTCACCGACCTGCTCCCCGAGGAGCAGCCCGCCCGGCTGCACGGCGACCTCTGGAACGGCAACTGCCTCTGGGGCCAGGACCTCGCGATCCACGTCATCGACCCGGCCGCCTACGGCGGCCACCGCGAGGTCGACCTCGCGATGCTGCACCTCTTCGGGCTCACCCACCTGCAGCGGGTGATGGCGGCCTACGACGAGGCGAGCCCGCTGGCCGACGGCTGGGAGGACCGGCTCGGGGTGCACCAGCTCTTCCCGCTGCTGGTCCACGCCTGCATGTTCGGCGGCGGCTACGGCGCCCGCGCCGGCACGATCGCCGCCCGCTACGCCTAG
- a CDS encoding low molecular weight protein-tyrosine-phosphatase: MATSRLPAPRTPGHYRVALVCLGNICRSPMAHVVLESRLADAGLDDRVEVVSAGTGGWHVGDPMDRRAAATLSAAGYDPSRHRARQYDRTWPEAYDVVLVMDATNLDDVGGRTERVGLFRDLDPVDPGSEVPDPYYGGDDGFEEVLAMVERTSDAVTAELAAALEDPA; encoded by the coding sequence GTGGCGACCTCCCGCCTGCCCGCTCCCCGCACGCCCGGCCACTACCGGGTCGCCCTCGTCTGCCTCGGCAACATCTGCCGCTCCCCGATGGCCCACGTGGTCCTGGAGAGCCGGCTGGCCGACGCCGGGCTCGACGACCGCGTCGAGGTCGTCTCCGCCGGCACCGGCGGCTGGCACGTCGGCGACCCGATGGACCGGCGCGCCGCCGCGACCCTGTCCGCAGCCGGCTACGACCCCAGCCGCCACCGCGCCCGGCAGTACGACCGCACCTGGCCCGAGGCGTACGACGTGGTGCTGGTGATGGACGCCACCAACCTCGACGACGTCGGCGGCCGCACCGAGCGGGTCGGGCTGTTCCGCGACCTCGATCCGGTCGATCCCGGGAGCGAGGTACCGGACCCGTACTACGGTGGTGACGACGGGTTCGAGGAGGTGCTGGCGATGGTCGAGCGCACGAGCGACGCGGTGACGGCCGAGCTGGCCGCCGCGCTCGAGGACCCTGCCTGA
- a CDS encoding phage holin family protein, giving the protein MRFVTWLLTYAAGLAVAAWLLDGISFEGARNGQAELQDKIVPVLVVALILGLVSTFIEPVVKVLSLPFIILTLGFLLLVINALMLLLTARLADAFGVGFTVDGFWNALAGSLVITVVGWGVRTALPAGD; this is encoded by the coding sequence ATGCGCTTCGTGACCTGGTTGCTGACCTACGCCGCCGGGCTGGCCGTGGCCGCCTGGCTGCTCGACGGGATCTCGTTCGAGGGGGCGAGGAACGGGCAGGCCGAGCTGCAGGACAAGATCGTGCCGGTGCTCGTGGTCGCGCTGATCCTCGGGCTGGTGTCGACCTTCATCGAGCCGGTGGTCAAGGTGCTCTCGCTGCCGTTCATCATCCTCACGCTCGGCTTCCTGCTGCTCGTCATCAACGCGCTGATGCTGCTGCTCACCGCGCGGCTGGCCGACGCCTTCGGGGTCGGCTTCACCGTCGACGGCTTCTGGAACGCGCTGGCCGGCTCGCTGGTCATCACCGTCGTCGGCTGGGGCGTCCGGACGGCGCTGCCCGCCGGGGACTGA
- a CDS encoding VanZ family protein translates to MVTIGGTGVMVLGGLVAAVVAGLVALALRRFVGTPTAVATGGLLWSLVAIALVTLVPTRPDTGFVPAETRSDTCSWDYGGPSGTTFEVLGLDQRTLNVLLFVPAGLFLVLTVGRWWAGVVLAPLGLALLAAYSLGIEFVQLQLARLDRACDVTDMVDNVLGAGIGFLLGLLLLPLVRPWRGRGSAREPVAH, encoded by the coding sequence GTGGTGACGATCGGCGGGACGGGCGTGATGGTGCTGGGCGGGCTGGTCGCCGCCGTGGTCGCCGGCCTGGTCGCCCTCGCGCTGCGTCGCTTCGTCGGCACGCCGACGGCGGTGGCGACCGGCGGGCTGCTGTGGTCGCTGGTCGCGATCGCGCTGGTCACGCTCGTGCCGACGCGCCCCGACACCGGCTTCGTGCCCGCCGAGACCCGCAGCGACACCTGCTCGTGGGACTACGGCGGGCCCTCCGGCACCACCTTCGAGGTGCTCGGACTCGACCAGCGCACCCTCAACGTCCTGCTCTTCGTCCCTGCCGGGCTGTTCCTGGTGCTCACGGTCGGTCGCTGGTGGGCCGGGGTGGTGCTCGCGCCGCTCGGTCTCGCGCTCCTCGCGGCCTACAGCCTCGGCATCGAGTTCGTGCAGCTCCAGCTCGCCCGCCTCGACCGGGCCTGCGACGTCACCGACATGGTCGACAACGTGCTCGGTGCGGGGATCGGCTTCCTCCTCGGCCTGCTCCTGCTGCCCCTCGTGCGGCCGTGGCGGGGCCGCGGCTCGGCGCGGGAGCCGGTCGCTCACTAG